CATATTCAATCTGAAAATCTTCCAGTAACTCGATGTACTCTTCACGAAAAGTCTTTTTTTTGTGATGCTCTTTTTGATTGATGATATAATTGACAACATTGCTGATATGTGAACGACTGTATGAAAATGCTCCATACCCCTCCTGCCATGAAAATTTGGAATATTGAAATTCTTGCTTTATGAAATTAGTAGATGAACGTTTAACTTCTTTTACCACATCCGAAATACTCATCGAAGGTTTTAGGCCAAAGAAAATATGAATATGATCATACATGCCGTTCACGGCCAAAGATTTATGTC
The sequence above is drawn from the Bacteroidales bacterium genome and encodes:
- the tnpA gene encoding IS200/IS605 family transposase, producing the protein MGASSFSQLYIHLVFSPHLHCPVKTINHQEQIFKFTAGLLNSMGHKSLAVNGMYDHIHIFFGLKPSMSISDVVKEVKRSSTNFIKQEFQYSKFSWQEGYGAFSYSRSHISNVVNYIINQKEHHKKKTFREEYIELLEDFQIEYDLKYLFDFFD